In Pelosinus sp. IPA-1, a single genomic region encodes these proteins:
- a CDS encoding glycosyltransferase family 39 protein, translated as MAKRLTMLLLFLASLTFFLSFNAAIPISDPVESNYALTAKEMVLTGDWISPQIYGHYWFDKPIMVYWLLALSFKIFGITDFAARFPAGLFSAASVSFTYWFGQKIFSNTKTALLSSLVLATSLEFWILAKMVITDSILFFYTSITLAMLYLGLKNTGSKWYVSFAYMAAGLAVLTKGPVGLVLPGLIICSYIIISRQWQLFRKVFILPGIFAFLIIAAPWYVKMYQLHGTNFLDTFLGLHNYLRATVSEHPKDNVFYYYLVLFPISLLPWSGIFIKSMGVVRKELSSSQLIYLTNWSILTIIFYTMMATKYPTYVFPASFPAALLIGYTLGKMQILRDRKVWWWLSIPAIALLLLISLSSRFIPTAASWTMIYIGTFLSIGLILWKQLKGNVYHLPQIIAIVTVVMNLFLIHNGLIPLAETRSAKSISAELPAERARIASYGEYSTSAVFYSGYNIPRLIHEEEPQQLGTWAGKYTMPTQTIREFTSDTSMSYILVSNKDNKNFMNEPFSKHFSPIATRNEITLYQRGQSQ; from the coding sequence ATGGCAAAGCGCCTAACAATGTTGCTGCTTTTTCTTGCATCTTTAACTTTTTTTCTATCTTTTAATGCAGCTATACCGATAAGTGACCCTGTAGAATCCAATTATGCATTAACAGCTAAAGAAATGGTTCTGACTGGTGATTGGATATCGCCTCAAATTTATGGACATTATTGGTTTGATAAACCGATTATGGTTTATTGGTTGCTTGCTTTAAGTTTTAAGATATTTGGTATTACTGATTTTGCCGCACGTTTTCCTGCTGGATTATTTAGCGCTGCTAGTGTAAGTTTTACTTACTGGTTTGGACAAAAAATTTTTAGCAATACCAAAACTGCACTCTTAAGCTCTTTAGTATTAGCAACCTCCTTAGAATTTTGGATATTAGCTAAAATGGTTATTACTGATTCTATCTTATTTTTTTATACTAGCATTACTTTGGCTATGTTATATCTCGGTTTAAAAAATACTGGTTCGAAATGGTATGTTTCATTTGCTTATATGGCCGCGGGGCTGGCCGTCTTAACTAAAGGTCCTGTTGGTCTTGTGCTGCCAGGATTAATTATCTGTAGTTATATAATAATTTCTCGCCAATGGCAGCTATTTAGAAAGGTATTTATTCTCCCTGGGATCTTTGCCTTTTTAATCATTGCTGCTCCTTGGTATGTTAAGATGTACCAATTACACGGTACAAATTTCCTTGATACCTTTTTGGGATTACATAACTATCTTCGTGCCACAGTGTCCGAACATCCTAAGGATAATGTCTTTTATTATTATCTAGTCCTATTTCCTATCAGCCTATTACCTTGGTCAGGAATTTTCATTAAATCAATGGGTGTTGTTAGAAAAGAGCTTTCGTCTTCTCAGCTAATTTATTTAACAAATTGGTCTATTCTTACGATTATTTTTTACACAATGATGGCTACTAAATATCCTACATATGTTTTCCCTGCATCCTTTCCTGCGGCATTACTAATTGGATATACTTTAGGTAAAATGCAAATTCTAAGGGATCGAAAGGTTTGGTGGTGGCTTTCCATTCCAGCCATTGCATTATTACTGCTTATTTCGCTAAGTAGTCGATTTATCCCAACTGCAGCTAGTTGGACAATGATATATATTGGTACTTTCCTTTCAATTGGTTTAATACTTTGGAAACAATTAAAAGGAAATGTCTATCATTTGCCACAAATAATAGCAATAGTAACCGTAGTTATGAATTTATTCTTAATTCATAATGGTCTTATACCATTAGCAGAAACACGCTCTGCTAAAAGTATATCTGCTGAGTTACCAGCAGAAAGGGCTAGAATAGCTTCCTATGGTGAATATTCAACATCAGCGGTGTTTTATAGTGGCTATAATATTCCTCGATTAATACATGAAGAAGAACCTCAGCAGCTAGGTACTTGGGCAGGAAAATATACAATGCCTACTCAAACGATCAGAGAATTTACTTCTGATACCAGTATGTCGTATATATTGGTATCAAATAAAGATAACAAAAATTTTATGAATGAACCTTTTTCTAAGCATTTTTCTCCAATTGCTACACGGAATGAGATAACACTATATCAGCGAGGCCAATCACAATGA
- a CDS encoding glycosyltransferase family 39 protein, whose amino-acid sequence MFNKFGTGFWLVAIITIFIVFSNLGGVPLLDPDEPVYAETPKEMFAFNEFVSPRIFGEYWYDKPPMYYWLVAASYKILGVNEFAARFPSAALAVVCALVVYWSGRRLFNERTGIASALVLATSIEYFYLGKAAVTDITLVLFLSLSLLSFIEKRYYSAYIFAGLATLTKGPIGLLFPGGIIFFYLLVTRNWSLLKSMKIPSGLLVYALIAAPWYIMMYKIHGSIFVDTFLGFHNITRFTSPEHPELVVWYYYIPVLVLGFFPWTTIMLQSIWASLTASNRNFSTLLFLNIWALFIFIFFTISQTKLVSYILPMYPPLAMIVGWYIDRIWSLKNIRFTSWPILLGLLTILFTAGMIIGSKTMPILQYGIYIASGIFIVMALLVIYFTWRKEIGRAFWTQIIAMVSFSMVLVFMLFPLAAPNFTTKPIAQEFIKQYDGTSPVYIVKFLHPGFTFYTNVYGFELKKDDDLNQYIQESPRAYFLLRQSEYGRLTNQSIQLLTVLSTIDDKVLLLKK is encoded by the coding sequence ATGTTTAATAAATTTGGAACTGGCTTTTGGCTAGTGGCCATAATTACTATATTTATAGTATTTTCTAATCTAGGCGGGGTGCCATTATTAGATCCCGACGAGCCTGTCTATGCGGAGACGCCTAAGGAGATGTTTGCTTTTAATGAGTTTGTCTCCCCACGTATTTTTGGTGAGTATTGGTATGATAAACCGCCGATGTATTACTGGTTAGTAGCTGCATCCTATAAAATATTAGGTGTTAATGAATTTGCTGCACGTTTTCCATCTGCTGCCCTGGCTGTAGTCTGCGCGCTAGTAGTTTATTGGTCAGGGCGCCGTTTATTTAATGAACGGACTGGAATTGCTAGCGCTTTAGTATTAGCTACAAGTATCGAATACTTTTATCTAGGTAAAGCTGCTGTAACTGATATTACCTTAGTTTTATTTCTTTCTCTATCTCTGTTATCTTTTATTGAAAAAAGATATTATAGCGCTTATATTTTTGCTGGATTGGCAACCTTAACGAAAGGCCCCATTGGCCTATTGTTCCCCGGTGGAATTATCTTTTTTTACTTACTGGTTACAAGAAATTGGTCTCTGCTAAAGAGCATGAAAATACCCTCTGGCTTGCTTGTCTATGCACTTATAGCTGCCCCGTGGTATATTATGATGTATAAGATCCATGGTAGTATTTTTGTAGATACCTTTCTTGGTTTTCATAATATCACGAGATTTACGTCTCCTGAACATCCCGAGTTAGTAGTATGGTATTATTATATTCCAGTTCTTGTACTTGGCTTTTTTCCCTGGACGACTATTATGCTACAGTCTATATGGGCATCTTTGACTGCCAGTAATAGGAATTTTTCAACCCTATTATTCTTAAATATTTGGGCACTATTTATTTTTATATTTTTTACAATTTCTCAGACTAAGTTAGTCTCTTACATTTTGCCTATGTATCCACCTTTAGCGATGATAGTAGGGTGGTACATTGATAGGATATGGTCACTCAAAAACATACGTTTTACAAGCTGGCCAATTCTATTAGGTCTGTTAACAATACTTTTTACAGCCGGTATGATTATCGGTAGCAAAACCATGCCTATATTACAATATGGAATCTATATAGCCTCAGGAATTTTCATTGTAATGGCATTATTGGTAATATATTTTACATGGAGGAAAGAAATAGGCCGTGCCTTTTGGACCCAAATTATTGCTATGGTTTCATTTTCTATGGTGTTAGTTTTTATGTTGTTCCCTTTAGCCGCACCAAATTTTACAACTAAACCTATTGCACAAGAGTTTATCAAACAGTATGACGGCACATCCCCAGTATATATTGTTAAATTCTTACACCCAGGCTTTACATTCTATACAAATGTTTACGGATTTGAGTTAAAGAAAGATGATGATCTAAATCAATATATTCAAGAAAGTCCAAGGGCATATTTTCTCCTTAGACAATCTGAATATGGTCGTTTAACAAACCAAAGCATCCAGTTACTTACGGTTTTATCTACCATTGATGATAAAGTATTACTACTCAAAAAATAG
- a CDS encoding SDR family NAD(P)-dependent oxidoreductase encodes MKVLVTGGAGFIGSHVVDRLIQENCQVVIIDNLSTGLLENINKAAQFVQMDIRSNQVLDLFVREKFDYVIHLAAQTMVHKSLEMPDYDCDVNISGTVNLLEACRKTNVKRIVFSSTAAVYGNATNLPVIEATPKGPTSFYGLSKLTCENYLSLYNQIYGLEFMILRYANVYGERQGDGGEGGVISIFTRKIHHHQPVTIFGDGSQTRDFIYVGDIANANYQSLLSSYSNKICNISTQTEISVNTLIEYMAKVAGKTVTRVYAEMREGDIYKSSLSNRAAQEYLNWNPAMPLIEGLSKTYNSLI; translated from the coding sequence ATGAAAGTTTTAGTAACTGGGGGAGCCGGTTTTATTGGTTCACATGTAGTAGACCGACTAATACAAGAAAATTGCCAGGTTGTAATTATTGATAATTTGAGTACTGGGTTACTTGAGAACATCAATAAAGCAGCTCAATTTGTTCAAATGGATATACGTAGTAATCAAGTACTTGATTTATTTGTAAGAGAAAAATTTGATTATGTAATTCATTTAGCTGCTCAAACTATGGTGCATAAATCTTTGGAAATGCCGGATTATGATTGTGATGTAAATATATCCGGCACGGTTAACCTTTTAGAAGCCTGCCGTAAAACAAATGTTAAACGAATCGTATTTTCTTCTACGGCAGCTGTTTACGGTAATGCAACAAACTTACCAGTAATTGAAGCAACCCCAAAAGGGCCTACTTCTTTTTATGGCTTAAGTAAGTTAACTTGTGAAAACTACTTATCCTTATATAACCAAATATATGGTCTTGAATTTATGATATTACGTTATGCGAATGTTTATGGCGAGCGCCAGGGCGACGGTGGGGAAGGTGGGGTTATTAGCATTTTTACGCGCAAAATTCACCATCATCAGCCCGTAACAATCTTTGGTGACGGTAGCCAAACACGTGATTTTATTTATGTAGGAGATATAGCTAATGCTAACTACCAATCCTTATTATCTAGTTATTCGAATAAGATTTGTAACATTAGCACACAAACTGAAATAAGCGTTAATACATTAATAGAATATATGGCAAAAGTTGCTGGCAAAACAGTGACAAGGGTCTATGCTGAAATGCGTGAAGGTGATATTTATAAGTCTTCCTTATCAAATCGTGCAGCCCAGGAATACTTAAACTGGAATCCAGCTATGCCATTAATTGAAGGCTTGTCTAAAACATATAATTCTCTTATCTAG
- a CDS encoding HD-GYP domain-containing protein, whose protein sequence is MGLLLHEDKAYPRWEVTKIQQKLLNDVKAGMILAEDVIDQYGRILVASGMTLKNEIINLLIKHEIDSVYVCDHKFTNREINELRDLISMDTRLQLISNVENAFTSSDGLAKHLTQLQNYIEDIVSTLASNKDILMYLNDVNCASDYLFMHSVNVGIFSIIIGIAMELPYEELCILGMGGLLHDFGKTRITKEILDKQEKLTVEEFNEIKQHASLGYNVLKVDTQLDYRINFMALQHHERCDGSGYPWGIPKLQIHPLARIVAVADVYDALTTNRVYRSRLTSFEAMEIINKGNKVYFDENVIEAFNAVAIPYQIDSEVKLTNGLNGKVFGLNSSDLTRPLISTPVGIVNLLHEPNIGIIATSY, encoded by the coding sequence TTGGGCTTACTACTACATGAAGATAAAGCATACCCTAGATGGGAGGTAACGAAGATTCAACAAAAGTTGTTAAATGATGTCAAAGCGGGAATGATTTTAGCAGAAGATGTAATTGATCAGTATGGTAGAATACTTGTGGCGTCAGGAATGACATTAAAAAACGAAATAATTAATCTACTTATTAAACACGAAATTGATTCTGTTTATGTATGTGACCATAAGTTTACAAACCGTGAGATTAACGAGCTTCGCGATTTAATAAGTATGGACACTAGGTTGCAGCTAATTTCTAATGTAGAAAACGCCTTTACCAGTTCTGACGGCTTAGCTAAACATTTAACACAATTGCAAAATTATATAGAAGACATTGTCTCTACATTAGCTAGTAATAAGGATATTCTAATGTATTTAAATGATGTTAACTGCGCAAGTGATTATTTGTTTATGCATAGTGTCAATGTAGGAATATTTTCTATCATTATTGGCATTGCAATGGAATTACCGTATGAAGAATTATGTATTTTAGGCATGGGCGGATTACTACATGACTTTGGGAAAACAAGAATTACAAAAGAAATTCTTGATAAACAAGAGAAATTAACTGTAGAAGAGTTTAATGAAATTAAGCAACATGCATCCCTTGGCTATAATGTATTAAAAGTAGATACACAACTCGACTATCGAATTAATTTTATGGCATTACAGCATCATGAGCGATGCGATGGCAGCGGATATCCTTGGGGGATCCCCAAATTGCAAATACATCCATTAGCACGAATTGTTGCAGTGGCAGATGTTTATGATGCATTAACAACAAATCGAGTCTATCGTTCACGACTTACTTCATTTGAGGCAATGGAAATAATAAATAAAGGTAATAAAGTATATTTTGATGAAAATGTAATTGAAGCCTTCAATGCAGTGGCTATTCCTTATCAGATTGATAGTGAAGTCAAACTTACCAATGGTTTAAACGGCAAAGTGTTCGGGCTTAATAGTAGTGATTTAACTCGTCCGCTTATTTCCACGCCAGTTGGAATAGTGAATTTATTACATGAACCTAATATTGGAATCATTGCTACAAGTTACTGA
- a CDS encoding lysylphosphatidylglycerol synthase transmembrane domain-containing protein, translated as MTKFYQRLILLLLLVGGISAIVIYFTVDIHTLRHLNSFQPWSLVLAIVFLIIGLYFDGVRLMHLVRISGERISLIEAVQVVFGNYFLALLTPGAAGGAVAQVMFLRKAGVPTAKATVLVVVRTLLSIIFLLFLVPVVFYYDPEIMPGLTNNMLAIASGLLVVSILGIIWLFRTSLPNYLLVVLTKKLNYNYRRRVFAIYRDVRGAVFMLSSAPTSMGRVFVESAISLLALYSIVPILFMGMGVSVNLPQIIGRMILLNILLYFAPTPGGSGIAEGGFIFLFSNFLPSGTVGIAAVAWRIIVEYLPFIIGLYFTVKVFGQNFLVNHIK; from the coding sequence ATGACTAAGTTTTATCAACGCCTAATTCTCCTATTACTGTTAGTTGGTGGTATCTCTGCTATTGTAATTTACTTTACAGTCGATATTCATACTTTACGCCATCTCAATAGTTTTCAGCCCTGGTCCTTAGTACTGGCTATTGTTTTTTTAATAATTGGTTTATATTTTGATGGAGTCCGTCTCATGCACCTTGTACGTATTTCTGGTGAAAGAATAAGCTTAATAGAGGCTGTGCAAGTTGTTTTTGGCAATTACTTTTTAGCACTATTAACCCCTGGAGCAGCCGGTGGGGCCGTAGCACAAGTCATGTTTTTACGCAAGGCGGGGGTACCTACGGCAAAGGCCACTGTTTTAGTAGTCGTTAGAACACTGTTATCTATTATATTTTTATTGTTTTTAGTTCCCGTTGTTTTTTATTATGATCCTGAAATTATGCCAGGTCTTACAAACAATATGTTAGCTATAGCATCTGGTTTGCTTGTTGTGAGTATATTAGGAATCATATGGCTATTCCGTACTAGTCTACCTAATTATTTATTGGTTGTACTTACAAAGAAACTAAATTACAATTATCGTCGCCGAGTCTTCGCGATATATCGTGATGTACGAGGGGCTGTCTTTATGTTATCATCAGCGCCAACAAGCATGGGGAGAGTTTTTGTTGAATCGGCCATAAGTCTGTTAGCTTTATACAGCATTGTGCCAATATTATTCATGGGTATGGGTGTTTCTGTAAATCTACCACAAATTATTGGGAGAATGATATTACTAAATATTCTATTATACTTTGCACCGACACCAGGAGGATCGGGTATCGCGGAAGGTGGCTTTATCTTTTTATTTAGCAACTTTTTACCTTCAGGTACAGTTGGAATCGCTGCTGTAGCGTGGCGAATAATCGTCGAATATTTACCGTTTATTATTGGCTTATATTTCACAGTAAAAGTTTTTGGTCAAAATTTCTTAGTTAACCATATAAAATAG
- the larB gene encoding nickel pincer cofactor biosynthesis protein LarB, whose amino-acid sequence MDINSLRNVLEEFHASRLSLDEAVDKLKILPYEDLDFVKIDHHRMIRQGFPEVIFCQGKTAEQVATIMKSLSRHNQNVLATRATADMYSAVKKVVPDAQYYEVAKIIFVKHDTIEPDDERFILVMTAGTSDIPVAEEAAVTAEIMGNKVERVYDVGVAGIHRLFSQQQVIQRANVIIVAAGMEGALVSVVGGMVAKPVIALPTSVGYGANFNGLAALLSMLNSCAAGVSVVNIDNGFGAGRLASIINKMR is encoded by the coding sequence ATGGATATCAATAGCCTACGCAATGTATTAGAAGAATTTCATGCTAGTCGATTATCTTTGGATGAGGCAGTGGACAAGCTTAAAATTTTACCATATGAAGATTTAGATTTTGTAAAGATTGATCACCATCGTATGATTCGGCAGGGATTTCCTGAAGTAATCTTTTGTCAAGGAAAGACAGCCGAGCAAGTGGCAACTATAATGAAAAGTTTATCGAGACATAATCAAAATGTTTTAGCTACTAGAGCAACAGCGGATATGTATTCTGCTGTAAAAAAAGTTGTACCTGACGCACAGTATTATGAAGTAGCGAAAATAATTTTTGTTAAACATGATACCATCGAACCTGATGATGAACGATTTATACTAGTTATGACAGCAGGAACCAGTGATATTCCTGTAGCTGAGGAAGCTGCTGTTACTGCAGAAATTATGGGTAATAAAGTAGAACGTGTTTATGACGTCGGGGTAGCCGGCATTCATCGCTTATTTTCCCAGCAGCAGGTCATCCAAAGGGCGAATGTTATTATCGTTGCTGCAGGTATGGAGGGGGCGTTAGTTAGTGTCGTTGGAGGGATGGTGGCCAAGCCAGTCATAGCTTTACCTACTAGTGTTGGTTATGGTGCTAACTTTAATGGTCTAGCAGCTTTATTAAGTATGTTAAATAGTTGTGCCGCCGGTGTATCCGTTGTGAATATTGATAATGGATTTGGTGCAGGACGATTGGCAAGTATTATTAATAAGATGAGGTGA
- the larC gene encoding nickel pincer cofactor biosynthesis protein LarC: MQALYLDCFAGISGNMLLGALLNAGLPEEVLREQLSLLPVDGYHLTIEKVNKNGISAVYVDVKLHTHDHHGDEHHHHRHLSTIFQIIDDSQLAPRIKDDSKKIFMLLAQAEAKVHGVTIEEIHFHEVGAVDAIIDIVGTVIGLNYFGIEAIYTSKLQVGKGFVKCCHGLMPIPAPATAELLKSIPYYNGEISKELVTPTGAAVLSALGTDYGSMPENFTSKTIGYGAGTWDLEIPNVLRMHIGEIPECIKTSETLLIEANIDDLSPQVFPYVMDKLLEIGVFDVWLTPIIMKKNRAATMLSILVPSNILDQVTTIIFEETSTIGLRYYSVERKMAKREFVTVALSWGEARAKISSYNGKVCSVTPEFEDCKSIAKQHKIPLKKVQQAVLDAAFNTIK, translated from the coding sequence ATGCAAGCGCTTTATTTAGATTGCTTCGCCGGCATTAGTGGTAACATGTTATTAGGAGCATTATTAAATGCAGGTTTACCAGAAGAAGTTCTAAGAGAACAGTTATCCCTTTTACCAGTCGACGGTTATCATTTAACTATTGAAAAAGTAAATAAGAATGGTATTAGTGCAGTATATGTAGATGTGAAATTACATACTCATGACCATCATGGAGATGAACATCACCATCATCGTCACTTATCTACTATATTTCAAATTATTGATGATTCTCAATTAGCACCAAGAATAAAAGATGATAGTAAGAAAATCTTCATGTTGTTAGCTCAAGCAGAGGCTAAGGTACATGGTGTAACAATAGAGGAAATTCATTTTCATGAAGTTGGAGCCGTTGATGCGATTATCGATATTGTGGGCACCGTTATTGGACTTAATTATTTTGGAATTGAGGCCATTTATACTTCAAAATTACAAGTTGGCAAGGGCTTTGTTAAATGTTGCCATGGCCTAATGCCAATACCAGCACCAGCAACAGCAGAACTGTTAAAAAGCATTCCTTATTACAATGGGGAAATTAGCAAAGAATTAGTAACTCCGACAGGAGCAGCAGTACTTTCAGCATTAGGAACTGACTATGGAAGTATGCCAGAGAATTTTACTAGCAAAACAATTGGTTATGGAGCCGGCACTTGGGATTTGGAGATTCCCAATGTTCTTAGGATGCATATAGGAGAAATACCTGAGTGCATTAAGACGAGTGAAACTCTTCTCATAGAGGCAAATATTGATGATTTAAGCCCACAAGTTTTTCCGTATGTTATGGATAAGTTGCTAGAGATTGGTGTATTTGATGTCTGGTTAACTCCTATTATTATGAAAAAGAATCGTGCTGCTACTATGCTATCCATATTAGTGCCAAGTAACATTTTAGATCAAGTGACTACAATTATATTTGAAGAAACGTCGACAATTGGACTAAGATATTATTCGGTTGAGCGGAAAATGGCAAAACGAGAATTTGTAACGGTAGCTCTATCTTGGGGTGAAGCTAGAGCAAAAATTAGTTCATACAATGGAAAAGTGTGTAGCGTTACTCCTGAATTTGAGGATTGTAAAAGTATAGCAAAACAACATAAAATTCCCTTGAAAAAAGTGCAGCAAGCAGTATTAGACGCAGCCTTTAATACTATTAAATAA
- the queC gene encoding 7-cyano-7-deazaguanine synthase QueC, with amino-acid sequence MFVKNRSVLSLKAVVLLSGGLDSTVCMAVAHSQGYELFPISFNYNQRHSRELESATSVAQYYKVTKHIVIETNMNAIGGSALTDEHLEVPSGSNATHDIPITYVPARNLIFLSYALGYAEVTGADKIFIGVNALDYSGYPDCRPEFINLFQEVADYSTKAGVQDQRKIRIETPLLHLTKKDIVILGHSLNAPLELTTSCYKGESAACGECDSCLLRLKGFSEANIADPILYKTRSE; translated from the coding sequence ATTTTCGTAAAAAATAGGAGTGTGTTAAGCTTGAAAGCAGTTGTTTTATTATCGGGTGGTCTAGACTCTACAGTATGTATGGCTGTAGCTCATAGTCAGGGCTACGAACTTTTCCCTATTAGTTTTAATTATAATCAACGTCATTCCAGAGAATTAGAAAGTGCTACTTCTGTAGCTCAGTATTATAAAGTTACTAAACATATTGTTATTGAAACGAATATGAATGCGATAGGAGGTAGCGCTTTAACTGATGAGCACCTGGAAGTACCATCAGGCAGCAATGCAACCCATGATATCCCGATTACCTATGTGCCTGCTAGAAATTTAATTTTCCTAAGTTATGCTTTAGGATATGCAGAAGTAACAGGAGCAGATAAAATTTTCATTGGTGTAAATGCTCTTGATTATTCAGGTTATCCTGACTGCCGTCCTGAATTTATTAACCTATTTCAAGAAGTTGCTGATTATAGTACAAAAGCAGGAGTGCAAGATCAGCGAAAAATAAGAATAGAAACCCCCTTACTACATTTAACTAAAAAAGACATTGTTATCTTAGGTCACAGTTTAAATGCTCCTTTAGAATTGACTACCAGCTGTTATAAAGGGGAATCAGCTGCTTGTGGCGAGTGTGACAGTTGTCTGCTACGTTTAAAAGGTTTCTCTGAAGCAAATATAGCAGATCCCATTTTATATAAAACTAGGAGTGAATAA
- the folE2 gene encoding GTP cyclohydrolase FolE2: protein MKDVQNISDDRGIAIQNVGVSGVHLPFLIKTKTDSFQSVLATINLTVDLPKEYKGTHMSRFIEILSEWSQKPISSREMESILIDTLTKLDVEYAQMEIHFKYFIDKVAPISGLKSMLDVDCSFSAKLTKGKPLDFTLGVAVPFTSLCPCSKEISKYGAHNQRGLMKVKIKYTSGKFIWIEDLVALMEAQGSCPIYPLLKREDEKYVTEHAYENAKFVEDILRDLVLALRQQKFISWFEIQCENYESIHNHSAYAKHVEHVNN from the coding sequence TTGAAAGACGTTCAGAATATTTCAGATGATCGTGGTATTGCGATTCAAAATGTAGGTGTCAGTGGTGTACACTTACCATTTCTTATCAAAACTAAAACAGACTCTTTTCAGTCTGTTTTAGCTACGATAAATCTTACTGTGGATTTACCAAAAGAATATAAGGGTACCCATATGAGCCGTTTCATCGAAATCTTAAGTGAATGGAGCCAAAAGCCCATATCTAGTCGCGAAATGGAATCTATACTAATCGATACTTTAACTAAACTTGATGTGGAATATGCACAAATGGAAATTCATTTCAAATATTTTATTGATAAAGTTGCCCCCATCAGCGGGCTTAAAAGTATGCTTGATGTGGATTGTTCTTTTTCTGCAAAATTAACTAAGGGTAAGCCTTTGGATTTCACCCTGGGGGTTGCCGTTCCTTTCACTTCTTTGTGTCCTTGTAGTAAAGAAATTTCTAAATATGGAGCTCACAATCAACGAGGATTAATGAAGGTGAAAATTAAATATACAAGTGGAAAATTTATTTGGATTGAGGATTTAGTAGCATTAATGGAAGCGCAAGGTAGTTGCCCTATCTATCCATTGCTAAAGCGCGAAGATGAAAAATATGTAACAGAACACGCGTATGAGAATGCTAAATTTGTTGAAGATATATTACGAGATTTGGTGTTAGCGTTACGTCAGCAGAAGTTTATCAGCTGGTTTGAAATACAATGTGAGAATTACGAGTCAATTCACAATCATAGTGCATATGCAAAGCATGTTGAGCATGTAAATAATTAA
- a CDS encoding ChbG/HpnK family deacetylase, producing the protein MKRLIINADDFGLNEMVNVGIIQGHTAGIITSTTIMACGKAFDHAVPLALDNKKLGIGVHLTLVGERPVCNPSTIPSLVDKEGFLSPQYPQFLKRFCLGQIKLDDIKKELTAQVQKVADCGLPITHLDSHQHMHIVPGIIDITIELAKKFSIKAVRIPSEPYLFLGGYPFSTSRIVARAGLTCLARIARKKIIERGLIAPNHFFGMLAGGNMHEEFLLQIINKLPEGISEIMMHPGVNESILHTIYNWNYHWQAELNAITSENVRQQITNRGIQLISFGELGND; encoded by the coding sequence ATGAAACGATTAATCATAAATGCTGATGATTTTGGACTTAATGAAATGGTCAATGTCGGAATTATTCAAGGGCATACAGCAGGAATTATAACCAGTACCACCATCATGGCCTGTGGTAAAGCCTTTGATCATGCTGTTCCTTTAGCTTTAGATAATAAGAAATTAGGTATTGGTGTACATCTAACCTTAGTAGGAGAGAGACCGGTATGTAACCCTAGCACAATACCATCATTGGTAGATAAGGAAGGATTCTTATCACCCCAATATCCTCAATTTTTAAAACGTTTTTGTTTAGGACAGATAAAACTTGATGATATCAAAAAAGAATTAACCGCTCAAGTACAAAAGGTAGCAGATTGTGGATTACCTATCACGCATTTAGATAGCCATCAACATATGCATATTGTACCTGGCATAATTGATATTACTATCGAGTTAGCTAAAAAGTTTAGTATTAAAGCAGTACGTATTCCTTCTGAACCGTATCTCTTTTTAGGTGGATATCCTTTTTCTACTTCGCGAATTGTAGCTCGTGCAGGCTTAACTTGTCTAGCCCGAATAGCTCGTAAGAAGATAATAGAGCGGGGACTCATTGCTCCAAACCATTTTTTTGGTATGTTAGCAGGAGGTAATATGCATGAAGAATTTTTATTGCAAATCATTAATAAGTTACCTGAAGGAATCTCAGAAATCATGATGCACCCAGGAGTTAATGAATCAATCTTACATACTATCTATAACTGGAATTACCATTGGCAAGCAGAGTTAAACGCTATTACAAGCGAAAATGTACGCCAGCAGATTACAAATCGTGGTATACAATTAATTTCATTTGGGGAGTTAGGAAATGACTAA